The Nostoc sp. 'Lobaria pulmonaria (5183) cyanobiont' genome window below encodes:
- a CDS encoding small RNA NsiR4-regulated ssr1528 family protein, whose product MPTETNPGNQTTTGADAIDEAIAQGIDFDGSPIPSAKLELYGKVMALEGNRQRSGVSNTMRSRIVRIGAKHIPQAELDQLLVDAGFAPLKEKEIAFFYSGK is encoded by the coding sequence ATGCCTACCGAAACTAACCCAGGGAATCAAACTACTACAGGGGCTGATGCGATTGATGAAGCGATCGCACAGGGAATTGATTTTGATGGTTCTCCCATTCCGTCTGCCAAGCTAGAACTTTATGGTAAAGTTATGGCGCTAGAAGGCAACAGACAGCGCAGTGGTGTATCTAATACGATGCGATCGCGCATTGTGCGAATTGGCGCAAAACACATTCCCCAAGCGGAACTCGACCAATTACTCGTAGATGCTGGTTTCGCACCCCTAAAAGAGAAAGAAATTGCCTTTTTCTATAGTGGCAAATAA
- a CDS encoding aldo/keto reductase gives MSRTTSNSEMQYRVIGSTGEKVSAIGLGGWHIALKHVDEQLGIRIVRTAIDRGITFMDNSWDYNGGVSEIRMGKALRDGYRDKVFLMTKIDGRSKKEAAKQLDESLKRLQVDCIDLVQHHEMIRYEDPHRIFDPEGANAAFIEAREAGKLRYIGFTGHKDPHIHLHTLEVAAAHGFKFDTVQMPLNVMDAHYRSFAKLVVPELVKQNIGILGMKSLANGILLRSKTVTPIECLHYALNLPTSVVITGIDSMEILEQAFEAVRTFQPMNDEQVRSLLAKTAEAASRGEFEPFKTSSIFDSTAQNPDWLGEEPQRIQQLMSA, from the coding sequence ATGTCAAGAACTACGTCAAATTCAGAAATGCAATACCGAGTTATTGGCAGCACAGGAGAGAAAGTTTCCGCCATCGGATTGGGTGGTTGGCACATTGCCTTGAAGCACGTTGATGAGCAATTGGGTATCCGCATTGTGAGAACAGCCATCGATCGCGGCATCACCTTTATGGATAACAGTTGGGATTACAACGGTGGAGTCAGCGAGATTCGTATGGGAAAAGCGCTGCGCGATGGCTACCGGGATAAAGTGTTTCTGATGACGAAAATCGATGGTCGCTCTAAGAAAGAAGCCGCAAAACAATTAGACGAATCACTTAAACGTCTGCAAGTTGATTGCATCGATCTTGTTCAGCATCACGAAATGATTCGATACGAAGACCCCCATCGAATTTTCGACCCCGAAGGGGCAAATGCTGCCTTCATTGAAGCGCGAGAAGCTGGAAAACTGCGATACATCGGCTTCACTGGACACAAAGACCCCCATATTCATTTACATACGCTGGAAGTTGCAGCTGCTCACGGGTTTAAATTTGATACAGTGCAAATGCCGCTGAATGTAATGGATGCCCACTACCGGAGCTTTGCAAAGCTGGTTGTACCAGAACTTGTAAAACAAAATATCGGCATTTTGGGGATGAAAAGCTTGGCAAATGGTATTCTTTTACGGTCTAAGACTGTAACGCCAATTGAATGTTTACACTATGCTTTGAATCTGCCCACATCGGTTGTGATTACCGGAATTGACAGCATGGAAATTCTAGAGCAAGCTTTTGAAGCAGTGCGGACGTTTCAGCCAATGAACGACGAGCAAGTGCGATCGCTCTTAGCAAAAACGGCAGAAGCGGCATCACGCGGCGAGTTTGAGCCGTTCAAAACCTCATCAATCTTTGACAGCACCGCCCAAAATCCAGATTGGCTGGGAGAGGAACCACAGCGTATTCAGCAATTGATGTCAGCGTGA